One stretch of Malus domestica chromosome 14, GDT2T_hap1 DNA includes these proteins:
- the LOC103455436 gene encoding protein COBRA-like isoform X1, translated as MKGKGSHIPSSLSLSLSLSLSTFSVQILRAKSEHKHHCYKLNLHQKMEPRCFSAVGSIAKLTSFTILLAFLLSCFTFTSTEAYDALDPTGNITIKWDVISWTPDGYVAVVTMFNFQQYRHIQAPGWTLGWTWAKKEVIWSMVGAQTTEQGDCSKYKGNVPHCCKKDPTVVDLLPGTPYNQQIANCCKGGVMQSWIQDPPNAISSFQVSVGAAGTTNKTVRLPKNFTLRAPGPGYSCGIAKIVKPTRFLTSDKRRWTQAMMTWNVTCTYSQFLAQKTPTCCVSLSSFYNETIVSCPTCACGCQNNATDPGSCVEPKNPYLASAVAGSGKSANTPLVQCTSHMCPIRVHWHVKLNYKDYWRVKVTITNFNYRMNYTLWNLVVQHPNFDNLTKIFSFNYKSLTPYVGLNDTAMLWGVKFYNDFLSEAGPLGNVQSELLFRKDTSTFTFEKGWAFPRRIYFNGDNCVMPPPDAYPWLPNASPKRIISILGPVMTAFASLVILLAYA; from the exons ATGAAAGGAAAAGGCAGCCACATCcccagctctctctctctctctctctctctctctctctctacattttcTGTGCAGATCTTGAGAGCTAAATCAGAACATAAGCATCACTGTTACAAACTAAACCTGCATCAGAAAATGGAGCCTCGGTGCTTCTCAGCCGTTGGATCCATAGCCAAGCTCACCAGCTTCACCATTCTGCTCGCCTTCTTGCTTTCCTGCTTCACTTTTACTTCTACAG AAGCCTATGATGCTCTTGATCCCACTGGGAATATAACGATTAAATGGGATGTCATCAGCTGGACTCCGGATGGTTATGTT GCAGTAGTTACCATGTTTAACTTCCAGCAGTATCGACATATACAAGCGCCAGGTTGGACTTTAGGATGGACATGGGCGAAGAAGGAAGTAATATGGAGCATGGTGGGAGCACAAACAACAGAACAAGGGGATTGCTCAAAATACAAGGGGAATGTCCCACATTGCTGTAAAAAGGATCCCACAGTTGTAGATTTGTTGCCTGGAACCCCATACAATCAGCAGATTGCAAACTGCTGCAAGGGGGGAGTCATGCAATCGTGGATTCAGGACCCACCCAATGCCATAAGTTCGTTTCAGGTCAGTGTTGGTGCTGCTGGAACAACTAACAAAACTGTCAGACTGCCGAAAAACTTCACATTGAGAGCACCGGGGCCTGGATATTCTTGTGGGATAGCAAAGATTGTTAAACCAACCAGATTTCTAACATCGGACAAAAGGAGATGGACCCAAGCCATGA TGACCTGGAACGTTACATGCACGTACTCGCAGTTTCTAGCTCAAAAGACACCCACGTGTTGTGTTTCGCTCTCCTCCTTCTACAATGAAACCATAGTGAGCTGTCCCACTTGTGCCTGTGGCTGCCAGAACAACGCTACAGACCCAGGAAGCTGTGTAGA GCCAAAGAATCCATACTTAGCTTCAGCTGTAGCTGGTTCCGGGAAATCTGCTAATACTCCTCTAGTCCAGTGTACCAGTCATATGTGTCCAATCCGAGTACATTGGCATGTTAAGCTCAATTACAAGGATTACTGGAGGGTGAAAGtcacaattacaaatttcaattacaGAATGAACTACACGCTGTGGAATCTTGTCGTGCAACATCCAAACTTCGATAATTTGACCAAGATTTTCAGTTTCAATTACAAGTCATTAACTCCTTATGTTGGCTTAA ATGATACGGCCATGTTGTGGGGAGTAAAGTTTTATAACGATTTCCTCTCGGAAGCTGGTCCACTTGGAAATGTGCAGTCAGAGCTCCTATTTCGAAAGGATACTTCaacttttacttttgaaaagGGTTGGGCTTTCCCTCGAAGGATTTATTTCAACGGAGACAACTGCGTCATGCCACCTCCTGATGCCTACCCATGGTTGCCGAATGCTAGTCCCAAACGAATTATTAGCATACTTGGTCCAGTCATGACCGCCTTCGCATCTCTGGTAATCTTATTGGCTTATGCGTAG
- the LOC103455436 gene encoding protein COBRA-like isoform X2 has translation MFNFQQYRHIQAPGWTLGWTWAKKEVIWSMVGAQTTEQGDCSKYKGNVPHCCKKDPTVVDLLPGTPYNQQIANCCKGGVMQSWIQDPPNAISSFQVSVGAAGTTNKTVRLPKNFTLRAPGPGYSCGIAKIVKPTRFLTSDKRRWTQAMMTWNVTCTYSQFLAQKTPTCCVSLSSFYNETIVSCPTCACGCQNNATDPGSCVEPKNPYLASAVAGSGKSANTPLVQCTSHMCPIRVHWHVKLNYKDYWRVKVTITNFNYRMNYTLWNLVVQHPNFDNLTKIFSFNYKSLTPYVGLNDTAMLWGVKFYNDFLSEAGPLGNVQSELLFRKDTSTFTFEKGWAFPRRIYFNGDNCVMPPPDAYPWLPNASPKRIISILGPVMTAFASLVILLAYA, from the exons ATGTTTAACTTCCAGCAGTATCGACATATACAAGCGCCAGGTTGGACTTTAGGATGGACATGGGCGAAGAAGGAAGTAATATGGAGCATGGTGGGAGCACAAACAACAGAACAAGGGGATTGCTCAAAATACAAGGGGAATGTCCCACATTGCTGTAAAAAGGATCCCACAGTTGTAGATTTGTTGCCTGGAACCCCATACAATCAGCAGATTGCAAACTGCTGCAAGGGGGGAGTCATGCAATCGTGGATTCAGGACCCACCCAATGCCATAAGTTCGTTTCAGGTCAGTGTTGGTGCTGCTGGAACAACTAACAAAACTGTCAGACTGCCGAAAAACTTCACATTGAGAGCACCGGGGCCTGGATATTCTTGTGGGATAGCAAAGATTGTTAAACCAACCAGATTTCTAACATCGGACAAAAGGAGATGGACCCAAGCCATGA TGACCTGGAACGTTACATGCACGTACTCGCAGTTTCTAGCTCAAAAGACACCCACGTGTTGTGTTTCGCTCTCCTCCTTCTACAATGAAACCATAGTGAGCTGTCCCACTTGTGCCTGTGGCTGCCAGAACAACGCTACAGACCCAGGAAGCTGTGTAGA GCCAAAGAATCCATACTTAGCTTCAGCTGTAGCTGGTTCCGGGAAATCTGCTAATACTCCTCTAGTCCAGTGTACCAGTCATATGTGTCCAATCCGAGTACATTGGCATGTTAAGCTCAATTACAAGGATTACTGGAGGGTGAAAGtcacaattacaaatttcaattacaGAATGAACTACACGCTGTGGAATCTTGTCGTGCAACATCCAAACTTCGATAATTTGACCAAGATTTTCAGTTTCAATTACAAGTCATTAACTCCTTATGTTGGCTTAA ATGATACGGCCATGTTGTGGGGAGTAAAGTTTTATAACGATTTCCTCTCGGAAGCTGGTCCACTTGGAAATGTGCAGTCAGAGCTCCTATTTCGAAAGGATACTTCaacttttacttttgaaaagGGTTGGGCTTTCCCTCGAAGGATTTATTTCAACGGAGACAACTGCGTCATGCCACCTCCTGATGCCTACCCATGGTTGCCGAATGCTAGTCCCAAACGAATTATTAGCATACTTGGTCCAGTCATGACCGCCTTCGCATCTCTGGTAATCTTATTGGCTTATGCGTAG
- the LOC103455435 gene encoding COBRA-like protein 4, with product MEFENQANPTHKICLTCYSWSWMKFTFLAVLYCLILSPAAAYDPLDPTGNITIRWDVMSWTADGYVAAVTMNNFQMYRQIPSPGWTLGWSWAKKEVIWTMVGAQTTEQGDCSKFKATIPHCCKKTPTVVDLLPGVPYNQQFSNCCKGGVLASWGQDPSAAVSGFQVSVGQAGTSNKTVKLPKNFTLLGPGPGYTCGPAKVVPSTVFLTADRRRKTQALMTWNVTCTYSQFLASKNPSCCVSFSSFYNETIVPCPSCACGCHNKKNCVMSDSKLAHKAGINTPKKDNSPLLQCTHHMCPIRVHWHVKQNYKDYWRVKMAVTNFNYRMNYTEWTLVVQHPNLNNVTQVFSFGYKPLVPYQSVNDTGMFYGMKFYNDLLMEAGPSGNIQSEVLMQKDQNTFTFKQGWAFPRKVYFNGDECMLPPPDAYPSLPNSGHVNSISILQKAASMLLIMFSLCLSLS from the exons ATGGAATTCGAAAACCAGGCCAACCCAACTCACAAAATCTGTCTCACATGTTATTCTTGGTCTTGGATGAAGTTCACATTCTTGGCCGTGCTGTATTGCTTGATACTATCGCCTGCAG CGGCATATGATCCGTTGGATCCAACCGGAAATATAACGATCAGATGGGATGTTATGTCTTGGACAGCAGATGGTTATGTT GCTGCAGTGactatgaacaactttcaaatgTACCGGCAAATCCCAAGCCCTGGCTGGACTCTCGGGTGGTCATGGGCGAAAAAGGAAGTGATCTGGACAATGGTGGGAGCTCAAACCACAGAGCAAGGAGACTGTTCAAAATTCAAAGCAACCATCCCACATTGCTGCAAGAAAACTCCAACAGTTGTAGACTTGCTTCCCGGAGTACCCTACAACCAGCAGTTTTCTAATTGCTGCAAAGGTGGCGTCCTAGCGTCTTGGGGACAAGATCCCTCAGCAGCAGTCTCTGGCTTCCAGGTGAGTGTCGGGCAAGCCGGCACTTCAAACAAGACGGTGAAACTGCCCAAAAACTTCACCTTGCTTGGTCCCGGACCAGGGTACACTTGCGGCCCTGCAAAGGTCGTGCCGTCCACAGTCTTCCTCACAGCTGATCGCCGGCGAAAGACTCAAGCACTTA TGACATGGAACGTGACGTGCACCTATTCGCAGTTTCTAGCCTCCAAGAATCCAAGCTGCTGCGTTTCCTTTTCGTCTTTCTACAACGAAACCATTGTTCCTTGCCCGTCTTGCGCTTGCGGTtgtcacaacaaaaaaaattgtgtcaT GAGTGACTCAAAGTTGGCACACAAGGCCGGAATAAACACACCGAAAAAGGATAATTCGCCGTTGCTTCAGTGCACGCATCATATGTGCCCCATCCGAGTACACTGGCACGTCAAGCAAAACTATAAGGACTACTGGCGGGTCAAGATGGCCGTCACCAATTTCAACTACCGGATGAACTACACAGAGTGGACGCTCGTTGTACAGCATCCTAATCTCAACAACGTCACTCAAGTCTTTAGCTTTGGTTACAAGCCCCTCGTCCCCTACCAATCCGTCA ATGACACCGGTATGTTCTATGGCATGAAGTTTTACAATGACCTACTAATGGAAGCTGGGCCATCAGGAAATATTCAGTCTGAGGTGCTTATGCAGAAGGACCAGAATACCTTCACGTTCAAGCAAGGATGGGCGTTTCCTCGAAAAGTTTACTTCAATGGCGATGAATGCATGCTGCCCCCGCCGGATGCATACCCGTCTCTACCCAACTCCGGCCATGTAAACTCTATTTCAATCTTACAAAAGGCAGCCTCCATGCTTCTGATAATGTTTTCTCTATGTCTTTCACTTTCCTGA